Sequence from the Malaciobacter pacificus genome:
AGAGCCAACTTTAGATTTAGACTTAACAGTTAAACAAAATTTATATTATTATGGTTCATTAAAGGGCCTAAATTTCAAACAAACACTTGAATCTATTGGTGATGAGATTGTAAGACTTGAACTTCAAGATTCTCTTGATACTCCAGCTAGAAGATTAAATGGAGGACATAGAAGAAGAGTTGAAATTTTAAGAGCACTTATAAATAGACCTAAGCTTTTATTACTAGATGAACCAACTGTTGGTTTAGACTTAAAAAGTAGATTTGATATATTAGAGTATGTAAGAGATTTAGTAAAAAGAGAAAATCTTTCAGTACTTTGGATTACACATCTATTTGATGAGGTTAATGAAGAAGACGATATTTCATTTATAAAAACTGGTCAAATTGTTGAAGCTGGTATTGTAAAAGATATTGTAGCAAAATATGAAAAAGAAAATTTAGTTGAAACATTCAACCATTTAGTAAGGTAAAAAATGAATATTTATTTTAATTGTATGAAGGGTATTGTTTATAAAGAATTAATTAGATTTATAAAACAGAAAAGTAGATTTTTTTCAGCATTAGTA
This genomic interval carries:
- a CDS encoding ATP-binding cassette domain-containing protein, with translation MSKNILELKDVEFSYGSKKVLNNISFNIKEGSFSVLLGLNGAGKSTVFSLITRLLKLQVGKININQYPINEYSKALKDIGIVFQEPTLDLDLTVKQNLYYYGSLKGLNFKQTLESIGDEIVRLELQDSLDTPARRLNGGHRRRVEILRALINRPKLLLLDEPTVGLDLKSRFDILEYVRDLVKRENLSVLWITHLFDEVNEEDDISFIKTGQIVEAGIVKDIVAKYEKENLVETFNHLVR